From the genome of Blautia hydrogenotrophica DSM 10507:
CAGTTTTTTCTCTTTATATTCCTCAAAATTTCCCGCGTCCAGAGCGTCCCTGATCTCTGTCATCATCGTATTATAGAAATACAGATTATGGAGAACACACAGCCGCATCCCCAACATCTCTTTTGCCTTCAAAAGATGGCGGATGTAAGCCCTACTGTAATTGCGACAGGCTGGACACTGACATCCTTCCTCAATGGGTCTGTCATCCAACTCATATTTTGCGTTGAACAGATTACGCCTTCCCTGGTTAGTATAGACATGCCCATGCCTTCCATTTCTGGACGGATAGACACAGTCAAAAAAATCTACCCCTCGGCTCACCGCCTCTAGGATATTCGCAGGTGTTCCTACTCCCATCAGATAAGTCGGCTTTTCCTTGGGCAAATGTGGAACCACCTCATCCAAAATCCGGTACATCTGCTCATGGCTCTCTCCCACTGCCAGACCTCCGACTGCATAGCCATCCAAATTCATCTCAGAGATCTGCTGTGCATGAGAGATACGGATATCCTCATAGATCGCTCCCTGATTGATGCCGAACAAAAGCTGGTGAGGATTGATGGTGTCTTCCAGAGAATTCAGTCTTGCCATCTCTTCCTTACAACGTCTCAGCCAACGGGTCGTGCGTTCCACAGAATTCTGAACATACTCTCTGGTAGCCACACTAGAAGGACATTCGTCGAAAGCCATCGCGATCGTGGACGCCAGATTCGACTGAATCTGCATACTCTCTTCCGGCCCCATAAAAATCTTTCTCCCATCGACATGGGACTGAAAGTATACGCCTTCCTCTTTGATCTTACGAAGCCCTGCAAGGGAAAAAACTTGAAATCCGCCGGAATCCGTGAGAATCGGCCTGTCCCAATTCATAAATTTATGCAGTCCCCCCAACTTTTTGATCACCTGATCACCTGGACGCACATGTAGATGGTATGTATTGGACAGTTCCACCTGAGTGCCAATCTCATGCAAATCCACCGTGGATACCGCCCCTTTAATCGCAGCGGCTGTCCCCACATTCATAAAGACAGGTGTCTGAATGGTTCCATGAACAGTTGTCAGCTTCGCTCTCTTCGCTCTGCCTTCGGTTTTTAATATCTGATACATTCGCCTTCCTCATTTTCTTCATTCTTTGCCCAGTGCAGTGCACACAGGCATTACCCGTTCAGTATATCTTGAAAAGTTCTGAAATTCAAGTCCATATCAGGATATAAATTGTTAAGTTTTAACTGTTGTATTTTGAGAACTCCTGTCGTATAATGTTACCGACCAAAAAAACTATCTATTATAAATAAGAAAGAATTATGTTGTCATATCGTGCCAGCACGATCACTATACAATTAATATGAAAAAGGAGGTACTGTTTTGGCTGTCATTTCATCTACAGACGATTTTTATCGTTTAGGTATCGACATCGGTTCAACCACAGTAAAAATAGCCATTCTCGACCAAGACAATACTCTGTTGTTTGCAGATTATGAACGTCATTTTGCTAATATCCAGGAGACTCTGGCAAATCTTCTGGCAAAAGCCCAGGATAAATTAGGGGAACTCATTGTACACCCAGTAATTACCGGTTCCGGAGGCCTTACCTTGGCCAATCATCTAGAAGTTCCATTCGTGCAGGAGGTAATCGCTGTATCTACTTCCCTGGAGACCTTCGCTCCAAAAACAGACGTTGCTATTGAGCTAGGTGGAGAGGACGCAAAAATCATCTACTTCGAAGGCGGAAATATCGAACAGCGTATGAACGGCATCTGTGCCGGAGGCACCGGCTCTTTTATCGACCAAATGGCTTCTCTGCTCCAGACGGATGCGTCTGGCTTAAATGATTACGCCGAACACTATCAGGCACTCTATCCCATAGCGGCCCGGTGCGGTGTCTTCGCCAAATCGGATATTCAACCCTTAATCAATGAGGGCGCCACGAAAGAAGATTTGGCCGCTTCTATTTTCCATGCAGTCGTAAATCAGACCATCAGCGGACTGGCCTGCGGTAAACCTATCCGCGGACATGTGGCCTTCTTAGGCGGCCCGCTCCATTTTTTGACTCAGCTGCGCCAGGCATTTATCCGCACCCTAAAGCTAGATGAGGAACATACCATCATTCCTGAAAACTCGCATCTGTTTGCAGCTATGGGGTCCGCACTGAATGCAAAAGAAGAAGTATCCGTCTCTATGTCATCCATGAAAGATCGGCTGGCTGCTTCTATCAAACTAGACTTCGAGGTTGCCCGCATGGAACCTCTCTTTGAATCTGAGGAAGACTATCGAGAATTTGAAAAGCGTCAAAGTCAGTACAATGTGGCAACCGCAGATCTGTCCACCTACGAGGGCAACTGTTATCTCGGAATTGACGCAGGTTCTACCACCACAAAGACAGCTCTCGTCGGGGAAGACGGAACCCTGCTCTATTCTTTCTACAGCAACAACAATGGCAGCCCCCTAAACACAGCAATCCGTTCTATTCAGGAAATTTACCAGCAGCTGCCACCTAGCGCACACATCGCCTATTCCTGTTCCACCGGATATGGAGAAGCTTTGATCAAAGCAGCTCTTTTGTTGGATGAAGGAGAAGTAGAGACCGTGTCTCACTATTACGCGGCCGCATTTTTTGACCCGGAAGTAGACTGTATTCTGGATATCGGCGGCCAGGATATGAAGTGTATCAAGATCAAAAACCAGACTGTAGACAGCGTTCAGCTCAACGAGGCCTGTTCCTCCGGCTGTGGCTCTTTCATCGAAACTTTTGCGAAATCCCTGAACTACAGCGTATCTGATTTCGCCAAAGCAGCTTTATACGCAAAGCATCCCATTGATCTTGGTACCCGTTGTACGGTATTCATGAATTCCAAAGTCAAACAAGCACAAAAAGAAGGGGCTGAGGTCTCGGACATTTCCGCCGGACTCGCCTACTCTGTCATCAAAAACGCGCTTTACAAGGTCATCAAAGTATCCGATGCCTCCGAGCTTGGACGCCATATTGTCGTACAGGGCGGCACCTTCTACAATGACGCAGTGCTGAGAAGTTTCGAAAAAATCGCGGACTGCCATGCCATCCGTCCGGATATCGCTGGCATCATGGGAGCTTTCGGAGCAGCCTTAATCGCCCGCGAACGATACTGTGCGGACACAGAGACGACCATGCTCCCCATCGAGAAGATCAATACATTGGAATTTTCCACTTCCATGGCAAACTGTAAAGGCTGTACCAATAACTGTCGTCTGACCATCAACAAATTCTCCGGCGGCCGCCAGTTCATCAGCGGAAACCGGTGTGAGAAGGGCCTTGGCAAAGAGAAGAACCAAAAGAAAATTCCAAATCTATTCGATTACAAATATAAAAAACTGTTCCACCGCGCTCCTCTGTCTCCACTAGAAGCAACTCGGGGACAGGTGGGAATTCCCAGAGTGCTCAACATGTATGAGAACTATCCATTTTGGCATACCTTCTTTACGGAATTGAAATATCAGGTGGTGCTCTCGCCCGGCTCTAGCCGGAAAATCTACGAACTGGGTATCGAATCGATTCCCAGTGAATCCGAGTGTTATCCGGCAAAGCTCGCCCACGGCCATATCTCCTGGCTGATTCGAAAGGGCGTCAAGTACATATTCTATCCTTGCATTCCCTATGAGCGGGTAGAATTTCCTGAGGCAGTCAATCACTATAACTGTCCAATCGTGACCTCTTACGCCGAGAACATCAAAAACAACGTGGATGAGTTAAGCGACCCTTCGATTCGCTTTTCCAATCCTTTTCTGGCTTTTACCTCAGAGGAAGTTCTCACAGAACGCCTGGTACAAGAATTTTCAAATCTCCCAGAAGCAGAAGTTCGCCAAGCTGCCCATAAAGCCTGGGTGGAATTGGAAAACACTCGGAAAGATATTCAAAAAAAGGGAGAGGAAGTCTTAGCGTGGATGGAACGTACGCACCACCGGGGAATCGTCCTGGCTGGACGTCCTTACCATGTGGATCCCGAAGTACATCACGGTATCCCTGAACTGATTAACAGTTATGAGATCGCAGTGCTCACAGAAGACTCCATCTCACATCTGGCACACATTGAGCGTCCGCTGCGTGTCAATGACCAGTGGATGTACCATTCCCGACTGTACGCGGCCGCGAACTTTGTAAAGACCAGGGAAGATTTGGACTTAATTCAGCTCAACTCTTTTGGCTGTGGGCTGGACGCAGTTACCACGGACGAAGTCTACGAGATCTTAGAGCGAAGCGGGAAAATCTATACCTGTCTGAAAATTGATGAGGTAAACAACCTAGGAGCAGCCAGAATCCGAATTCGTTCCTTGATCGCAGCCTTGAAAGTAAAGGAAAAGAAAAAACAGCCTCGGGTAATCCGCCCCTCTTCCATCTACAAGGTGCCATTCACCAAGGAAATGCGGAAAACCTACACAATATTATGTCCGCAGATGTCACCGATACATTTTTCTATCCTGCAAGCTGCTTTCAACGCAAGCGGATACCATCTCGAGGTTCTGCCCAACGACAACAAAGAAGCAGTAGACGTGGGATTAAAGTATGTAAACAACGATGCTTGCTATCCGTCTTTGATGGTGGTGGGACAGGTCATGCAGGCCCTGCTCTCAGGTAAATACGATTTAAATCGTGTGGCAATCATCATGAGTCAAACCGGAGGCGGCTGCCGCGCCTCCAACTATATCGCTTTTATCCGCCGCGCTTTAGAAAAAGCAGGTATGAGTCAGATTCCGGTGATCTCGGTGAACCTAAGCGGATTGGAGAGCAATCCAGGCTTTAAGCTGACTCCGAAACTGATTCAGCGAGTAGCCTACGGTGGTGTCTTTGGCGATATTCTGATGAAATGTGTCTACCGGATGCGCCCCTATGAAGCGAAAAAGGGTTCTGTCAACCGGTTACACAGAAAATGGGAAAAACGTTGTATCCAATTTATCAGTGACAAAAAAATCACACATAAAAAATTCAAGTGGATGTGCCGCAAAATGATTCAGGAATTTGATCAGATTCCCATCACAGACGAGAAAAAGCCACGGGTCGGAATCGTCGGTGAAATCCTGGTAAAATTTCTTCCCGCCGCAAACAACTATCTGGCAGAGCTTTTGGAGTCAGAAGGAGCGGAAGCTGTCGTTCCCGACCTCATCGATTTCCTGGCCTACTGCTTCTACAATCAGAATTTCAAAGTAAAATATTTAGGTTCTAAAAAGTCTGTGGCAGTCACAGCAAATATGGGAATTAAGGCCCTCGACTGGATACGAAGTGCCGCTAACCAAGCATTCCGTGAGAGCAAGCATTTTGAGCCTTCCGCAGATATTCGGGATTTGGCGAGAATGGCCCGTCCGATCGTCTCTACCGGAAACCAGACGGGAGAAGGTTGGTTCCTGACCGGTGAGATGCTGGAATTGATTCACAACGATGCCCCGAACATTGTCTGCACTCAGCCATTCGCATGTCTGCCAAATCATATCGTGGGAAAAGGTGTCATCAAGCAGATTCGCAAGCAGTACCCTCAGGCTAATATCGTGGCCATCGACTACGACCCCGGAGCCAGCGAGGTGAACCAGCTGAACCGAATCAAGCTGATGCTCTCCACCGCCCAGAAAAACTTAAAGAAAGATATTACGGTATAAAATCAAACAGCTCTATTCAAGGAGGATAACTCCAAGAATAGAGCTGTCTTTATGTGATAGGAAAACCCTTGTCACGCTAACGCTTGAAAGTCCTTTTCTATTCATAAACGCTCCGCTAAGGATGCGCACGCCGCAATGAGGAATTCACCGCTTTGCGGTGTTGCAGCGGCGCGCAAAGTGGGCGCTCCCCTCGAGATTGAGGGGAAGGAGGAACTGAAGTGGGTTTACACACCTTCTTACAGCATCCCCAATTTTCGACCTAGGCGAATCATCAAACCTCCGCCTGGAAGCGCACCTAACTCCTCAGCAGATGGTCTTCCCAATTTCAGATAACACACAAAATACGTAAGTCCTCCCAGTCCAATCGCAAGTACCAGGCAAAGAACACTGATCGGCACCAAAAGATATAAACCGTAATAGACTCCGCCTGCCACCAGTCCCATAGGCACAGACGCCAACAGAGGCGGAAGATACGCTTTTCTCCAAGGATTTCGATACCCCATATACTTCTTCATCGCCCGGTCATTCAACACACACATCACCACAGCGTACACAATCATCGCGCACACAATCGTGTAGACACCTAAATCTGTCAGAAACAGCAAAACTGCCATGACAATCACGTCCACTACCAGAGAAACTGCCGCGTTGATCATTGGAATTTTAGGTTTTCCAATTCCCTGAAGAACCCCATTGGAGATATTCGAACATCCGTTTAAAACAATGGTGACAGCGCCAATAATCAAGATATTTGCCGCCACCGGTGTGGAGACCGGAAACAACAGTCTTGTGATCGGTCCTGACAAAACCGCAAGTCCAACAGCAGCTGGAATGGAAATCAGCATACTAATCCATGCAGCCTGGTCCGTCTTAGCATTGGCACTTTTGATATCCCCATAGGCATAGTGGGCGGACACTTCAGGAATCATAGATGTGGGCGCCGTACTCGCCAATGTCAGAGGGATGTTGATAATCGTCATAAAATAAGAGTTCTGACTGTACAGGGATTTCACCACATCCTCCGCCACACCTTTGTATTCCATAATAGCAGAGTACATATAGCTGTTGATATAGCCATTCACATTATAAATAAATGCACTTAGAATAATCGGTGAAGCGATCAACACGATAATCCTCAGAACACTTCCATAACTCTCATCTGAGGATACTCGGTCTTTGCTCACTCTCCTGCGAATTCCCTTCCGGTTGATTCCATAAATCACAACCATCAGCATCAATGCTGCCAACACTCCCGCTCCAGTACCCATGGTCGCTCCTGCAGCTCCCCATCTTTGCTGCGTGGAATCGGAAGCCGCTGAAAAACTCACCTGCATAAAATGAACCATCAAAAGTGCGACGCTGGCATTGGCAATCTGTTCGAGAATCTGGGACAGGGAAGTCGGCATCATGTTCCGGTACGCCTGAAAATATCCCCGGAATACACCTAAAATACCTGAAAAAAAGATCGTCGGAGAGAGAACTCGAAGAGCCAGCCTAGCGTTCGCCATATTGGAAGGGATCAGTATAGAAGCCCCGAACAGGCAAAACAACGACACTGCACCACCCATAATCACCGCGTAAATTAACGCCCCCCGAAATACTCTCTGGGCATCCCGGTAGCGACCAAAAGCAATCCTCTCCGCCATGATTTTGGACACTGCCTGAGGAATACTAAAAGACGCAATCATCAACAGAATGAAATAAATGTTCTGCGCAAATTGAAAACAGGCAAATCCTTCGTTTCCCAACATAGAGGACAACGGTCTTTTATAAATTAACCCGATGATCTTGGATACCAGCGCCGCCACCATCAAAAAGGAGGCATTTTTTACCAACGTATTGTCCTTCTTACTCATTCCATCTCCATCCTTCTCATATTCCTAGAACACTGCATCTGTTCGATTCCCGGCCGCAGGTATATTCTCGATCTGCCAGTCGATGGGCGTCAGGCCATTGGCCCTTAAAAATTCATTCGTCTGGCTGAAATGTCTACATCCAAAGAATCCTCTGTATGCCGACAGGGGGCTAGGATGCGGCGCCTCCAAGATTAAATGTTTGGGATTGTGAAGCATACTTTTTTTCATCTGTGCCGGCTTTCCCCAAAGCAAAAAAACAATTGGTCGATCCTGCTGGTCCAAAACCTGTATCGCCGCATCAGTAAATTCCTCCCAGCCGATTCCTCTGTGGGAATTAGCCTGATGAGCCCGCACCGTCAACACCGTATTCAGCAAAAGAACTCCCTGTCTTGCCCATTTTTCCAGATATCCATTGTTGGGAAAATAACACCCCAAATCATCATGAAGCTCCTGATAGATGTTTACCAAAGACGGCGGAATCTCCACGTCCTTTTTCACAGAGAAGCAAAGACCATGAGCCTGCCCGTCATTGTGATACGGATCTTGTCCTAGGATCACTACTTTTACCTCATTTAAAGGGGTAAAATGAAACGCATTAAACATCTCCTGTGCAGGAGGAAAAATCTTTCTCGTCTGATATTCTTCCAAGACTTTTTTATATAATTTCGCATAATAAGGCTTGCGAAACTCCCCTTTGAGAGCCTCCAGCCATTCACCTTCCAATGCTGCCATAACGACTCCTTTATCTTCTGACCGGCACCTTACGATGCGCCAGATAGTTCTTTACTTCCTGTATCTCTAGTTCTTTGTAATGAAACAGCGACGCAGCCAGCGCTGCATCCGCCCCTCCCACGGTCAGAGCGTCATAAAAATGTTCCAGACTGCCCGCTCCTCCGGAGGCAATCACCGGTATGGACACACACCCGGCAATGGCACTGGTCAATTCCAGATCGTATCCTGCCTTCGTCCCATCGCAGTCCATACTCGTCAACAGAATTTCGCCCGCTCCCAAAGCTTCCACCTGCTTCGCCCACCAGACTGCATCCATTCCCATGTCAACTCTACCGCCATGCTTATAGATATTCCAACCACTGCCGTCGGCCCTTTTTTTAGCGTCAATCGCCACGACGACACACTGACTGCCAAATTTCTCTGCTGCCTCTCGGATAAGCTCAGGACGGTCAATCGCCGCGGAATTGATGGAAATTTTATCGGCACCCTCCCGAAGCAACATCCGAAAGTCTTCCACTGTGCGGATTCCTCCCCCTACCGTAAACGGGATGAACACATTCGCCGCCACCTGCCGTACCATATCCACCACTGTGGCCCTCTGGTCAGAAGATGCCGTGATATCTAAGAATACCACCTCATCCGCTCCTGCCGCGTCATAAGCTTTTGCTACTTCCACTGGGTCTCCCGCATCTTTTAAATTGACAAAATTAACCCCTTTTACCACTCTCGCGTTTTTCACATCCAGACACGGAATAATTCTTTTCGTAAACATCCTCTTAGCACCCTCCATCCAGCTTTGCAAAATTTTCAAGCATTTTCAATCCCCAGCTGCCACTTTTTTCCGGGTGAAACTGACAGGCAAAGACATTACCCTGTTCTACAGAAGCGTGAATCTCAACTCCGTACTGAGTCGTTGCTTTCACAACCGCAGGGTCCTCTGCCTTCAAATAATAAGAATGTACAAAATACACATAGGTCTGTTCCGGCACTCCTGCAAACAGCCTGCCACCATTTTTTAGTTCCAGAGAATTCCAGCCCATATGTGGAATCTTCAGTCCATCCTGGTGCAAAAGTCGCAAAACCTGGCCTTTTAATATCCCCAGACCCTCTACTCCCTCGCTCTCCTGGCTGGACTCAAAGAGTAGCTGAAGTCCCAGACAGATACCTAAAAATGGGGTTCCCCTGTCTACAATCTCATGAATCACAGAAATCAGACCATACTCTCTTAGTTTTCCCATTGCATCCCCAAAACTTCCCACCCCTGGCAAAATCACCTTGTCAGCAGCCAGCAGCTCCTTCGGTTCACGGGTCACCACAGGTGTCTCTCCCAGATGGAGCAGTGCTTTCTCAACACTCTTAATATTACCCGCATCGTAATCGATAATTCCGATCATACCAACCTCCGTAATTTTTATATCACTGTGCTGTCCGTACGTTTTTTCACCGACTTAGATACCGAAAAGAACAATGGCGAAACAGCACAGAATTTGACTTCTGTCTCGGCTATTAGTATACCGCATAAAAGCTTCAGGGTCAAAATGATTCTGCCCCTGAAGCTTTATTTTTTTAACTAATTTTTATCTTTTCTCCAGTTCAAACCAAAACTGTACACCATTTTTAAAATTCTCCACACCGCACTGCTGTCTCATGGATTCCATGATCGCCTTTACGATGGAAAGTCCAATGCCACTTCCTCCATACTCTCTCGTCCTGGCCTTATCCACTTTGTAGAACTTATTCCAAATCTGATCTAGATCTTCCTCAGGAATCGCTTTTCCCGTATTAAACACAGTCACCCTTACTATGTGCTCATCCATCTTTAAAATCTTGATCTCCACAATCTTATTCTCGTCCAGGTGATTCAGAGCATTGGTAAAATAGTTCGTGATGACCTCCTCAATCTTAAATTCATCAGCCCAGACCATCACAGGCTCCTGGCTGTTAAAGATCACCCTTGCCTCTTTTTGCTGTACCAGAATATCCGAAGCCTGAATCACTCCCCGAATCACTTCCACCAGATCGAATTCCTCCATAGTCACCAAATCCACACCGGACTCCAATTGATTCAAATTCAACAGATTTCTCACCAGCTTGTTCATCTTCGCGGCCTCGTCCATAATCACGTCGCAGTAGAACTCTCTACTCTCAGGGTCATCCGAAATATTCTCTCTCAGCCCTTCCGCGTATCCTTGCACCAAGGCAATCGGCGTCTTCAGCTCATGGGACACATTGTCTAAAAATTCTTTTCGCTTTTCATCAATACGGATTTTTTCTTCAATATCTCTATGAAGCTGCCCATTTGCCTGCTGTAACTCAGAAATCGTGTTCTGAAGCTGCATCGACATGAAATTAAAATTTTCTCCTAAGGTGTCAATCTCATTGCCAGCCCTACTCTCATACTTCACGCCAAAATCCAGCTTTGCCATTTGCTGAGATAGTTTTGTGAGCTGACAAATCGGTTTTGTAATTCTTCTGGTCACCAAGGCGATGATCACAAAGCTTATCACCAAAACAGCAAGTCCTACATAGAGGTAAAAGCCCTTTGAGATATTCACACTCTCCCGGATACTCTCTAGAGGCGTTCGTATAATGCAGTAGTTCTGGTTGTCCAGCTCTCCCCAAATCTCCACATAATCCATGTCCACGAAATTGTCCTCACTCTTTTGTATCACATATTGATCGCTCTGTTCTAGAACCTTGGTCTTTACCTTCTCCTTGCCACCTATTCCGTACAGATAGCCAAAGAGCCGAGAGGCCAACATGTCTTTCTCTCCGACCCCTCCTACGATGACTCCCTCCGGGCTTAATACTACCCAGCTTAAATTCTTCTCTGAGCTTTCTTTTATCCAGGTATCCGGAATTCCTTCTTCATTTTTCAGCTTTTCCAATTTCATAAAAGAAGATTTTAGCGTATCCTCTTTCTGGGTGATATAATAATCTTCCAAGAAAAACTGATTAATCAGCAAAATGGCCCCTAAAAACACAAACACCAGGCCTGTAAACAATACTGTGATCTGAAACCGCAGTGTGTGGGGACGCCACTCTCTCATTCTTCCACCTCGAACTTATACCCCATTCCCCAGACGGTCTTAATGTACTCTCCTTTTTCTCCCAGTTTACTTCTTAGCTTTTTTACATGAGTGTCAATCGTACGGGCGTCTCCAAAGTAGTCGTAATTCCAAACGGAATTTAAAATCTTCTCCCTTGACAACGCAATTCCCTGGTTCTCGATAAAATAGGAAAGCAATTCAAATTCTTTAAAGCTAAGCTCGATGGGACTTCCCTCCACCGTCACCTGGTGAGCAGCTTTGTCCACGACAATTCCACCCAAACTGAGAACATCTTCTTTGTTTGTTTGTCCCGTCCGGCGCAAAATTGCCTCAACCCGAGCCACCAGTATCTTAGGGCTGAACGGTTTCGAAATATACTCGTCGACTCCCAACTCGAATCCTAAAAGTTCATCTCTCTCATCCCCCCGAGCGGTCAGCATGATAATCGGAACTTTGGAATTCTTACGAATTTCACGGCAAACTTCCCAACCATCCATTTTCGGCATCATCACATCCAAAATAATTAACGCGATATTTTTATCAGAGTAAAACAAGTCGACTGCTTCCTCCCCGTCCGCTGCCTCAATCACCTCAAAGTTGTCGCGAACCAAAAAATCTTTTACCAGCTTGCGCATTCTGCTCTCATCGTCAACCACTAATATTTTTAAAGCAT
Proteins encoded in this window:
- a CDS encoding putative polysaccharide biosynthesis protein, with protein sequence MSKKDNTLVKNASFLMVAALVSKIIGLIYKRPLSSMLGNEGFACFQFAQNIYFILLMIASFSIPQAVSKIMAERIAFGRYRDAQRVFRGALIYAVIMGGAVSLFCLFGASILIPSNMANARLALRVLSPTIFFSGILGVFRGYFQAYRNMMPTSLSQILEQIANASVALLMVHFMQVSFSAASDSTQQRWGAAGATMGTGAGVLAALMLMVVIYGINRKGIRRRVSKDRVSSDESYGSVLRIIVLIASPIILSAFIYNVNGYINSYMYSAIMEYKGVAEDVVKSLYSQNSYFMTIINIPLTLASTAPTSMIPEVSAHYAYGDIKSANAKTDQAAWISMLISIPAAVGLAVLSGPITRLLFPVSTPVAANILIIGAVTIVLNGCSNISNGVLQGIGKPKIPMINAAVSLVVDVIVMAVLLFLTDLGVYTIVCAMIVYAVVMCVLNDRAMKKYMGYRNPWRKAYLPPLLASVPMGLVAGGVYYGLYLLVPISVLCLVLAIGLGGLTYFVCYLKLGRPSAEELGALPGGGLMIRLGRKLGML
- the ung gene encoding uracil-DNA glycosylase, whose product is MAALEGEWLEALKGEFRKPYYAKLYKKVLEEYQTRKIFPPAQEMFNAFHFTPLNEVKVVILGQDPYHNDGQAHGLCFSVKKDVEIPPSLVNIYQELHDDLGCYFPNNGYLEKWARQGVLLLNTVLTVRAHQANSHRGIGWEEFTDAAIQVLDQQDRPIVFLLWGKPAQMKKSMLHNPKHLILEAPHPSPLSAYRGFFGCRHFSQTNEFLRANGLTPIDWQIENIPAAGNRTDAVF
- the tgt gene encoding tRNA guanosine(34) transglycosylase Tgt; its protein translation is MYQILKTEGRAKRAKLTTVHGTIQTPVFMNVGTAAAIKGAVSTVDLHEIGTQVELSNTYHLHVRPGDQVIKKLGGLHKFMNWDRPILTDSGGFQVFSLAGLRKIKEEGVYFQSHVDGRKIFMGPEESMQIQSNLASTIAMAFDECPSSVATREYVQNSVERTTRWLRRCKEEMARLNSLEDTINPHQLLFGINQGAIYEDIRISHAQQISEMNLDGYAVGGLAVGESHEQMYRILDEVVPHLPKEKPTYLMGVGTPANILEAVSRGVDFFDCVYPSRNGRHGHVYTNQGRRNLFNAKYELDDRPIEEGCQCPACRNYSRAYIRHLLKAKEMLGMRLCVLHNLYFYNTMMTEIRDALDAGNFEEYKEKKLAGMEENT
- the hisF gene encoding imidazole glycerol phosphate synthase subunit HisF, which produces MFTKRIIPCLDVKNARVVKGVNFVNLKDAGDPVEVAKAYDAAGADEVVFLDITASSDQRATVVDMVRQVAANVFIPFTVGGGIRTVEDFRMLLREGADKISINSAAIDRPELIREAAEKFGSQCVVVAIDAKKRADGSGWNIYKHGGRVDMGMDAVWWAKQVEALGAGEILLTSMDCDGTKAGYDLELTSAIAGCVSIPVIASGGAGSLEHFYDALTVGGADAALAASLFHYKELEIQEVKNYLAHRKVPVRR
- a CDS encoding 2-hydroxyacyl-CoA dehydratase, with product MAVISSTDDFYRLGIDIGSTTVKIAILDQDNTLLFADYERHFANIQETLANLLAKAQDKLGELIVHPVITGSGGLTLANHLEVPFVQEVIAVSTSLETFAPKTDVAIELGGEDAKIIYFEGGNIEQRMNGICAGGTGSFIDQMASLLQTDASGLNDYAEHYQALYPIAARCGVFAKSDIQPLINEGATKEDLAASIFHAVVNQTISGLACGKPIRGHVAFLGGPLHFLTQLRQAFIRTLKLDEEHTIIPENSHLFAAMGSALNAKEEVSVSMSSMKDRLAASIKLDFEVARMEPLFESEEDYREFEKRQSQYNVATADLSTYEGNCYLGIDAGSTTTKTALVGEDGTLLYSFYSNNNGSPLNTAIRSIQEIYQQLPPSAHIAYSCSTGYGEALIKAALLLDEGEVETVSHYYAAAFFDPEVDCILDIGGQDMKCIKIKNQTVDSVQLNEACSSGCGSFIETFAKSLNYSVSDFAKAALYAKHPIDLGTRCTVFMNSKVKQAQKEGAEVSDISAGLAYSVIKNALYKVIKVSDASELGRHIVVQGGTFYNDAVLRSFEKIADCHAIRPDIAGIMGAFGAALIARERYCADTETTMLPIEKINTLEFSTSMANCKGCTNNCRLTINKFSGGRQFISGNRCEKGLGKEKNQKKIPNLFDYKYKKLFHRAPLSPLEATRGQVGIPRVLNMYENYPFWHTFFTELKYQVVLSPGSSRKIYELGIESIPSESECYPAKLAHGHISWLIRKGVKYIFYPCIPYERVEFPEAVNHYNCPIVTSYAENIKNNVDELSDPSIRFSNPFLAFTSEEVLTERLVQEFSNLPEAEVRQAAHKAWVELENTRKDIQKKGEEVLAWMERTHHRGIVLAGRPYHVDPEVHHGIPELINSYEIAVLTEDSISHLAHIERPLRVNDQWMYHSRLYAAANFVKTREDLDLIQLNSFGCGLDAVTTDEVYEILERSGKIYTCLKIDEVNNLGAARIRIRSLIAALKVKEKKKQPRVIRPSSIYKVPFTKEMRKTYTILCPQMSPIHFSILQAAFNASGYHLEVLPNDNKEAVDVGLKYVNNDACYPSLMVVGQVMQALLSGKYDLNRVAIIMSQTGGGCRASNYIAFIRRALEKAGMSQIPVISVNLSGLESNPGFKLTPKLIQRVAYGGVFGDILMKCVYRMRPYEAKKGSVNRLHRKWEKRCIQFISDKKITHKKFKWMCRKMIQEFDQIPITDEKKPRVGIVGEILVKFLPAANNYLAELLESEGAEAVVPDLIDFLAYCFYNQNFKVKYLGSKKSVAVTANMGIKALDWIRSAANQAFRESKHFEPSADIRDLARMARPIVSTGNQTGEGWFLTGEMLELIHNDAPNIVCTQPFACLPNHIVGKGVIKQIRKQYPQANIVAIDYDPGASEVNQLNRIKLMLSTAQKNLKKDITV
- a CDS encoding sensor histidine kinase produces the protein MREWRPHTLRFQITVLFTGLVFVFLGAILLINQFFLEDYYITQKEDTLKSSFMKLEKLKNEEGIPDTWIKESSEKNLSWVVLSPEGVIVGGVGEKDMLASRLFGYLYGIGGKEKVKTKVLEQSDQYVIQKSEDNFVDMDYVEIWGELDNQNYCIIRTPLESIRESVNISKGFYLYVGLAVLVISFVIIALVTRRITKPICQLTKLSQQMAKLDFGVKYESRAGNEIDTLGENFNFMSMQLQNTISELQQANGQLHRDIEEKIRIDEKRKEFLDNVSHELKTPIALVQGYAEGLRENISDDPESREFYCDVIMDEAAKMNKLVRNLLNLNQLESGVDLVTMEEFDLVEVIRGVIQASDILVQQKEARVIFNSQEPVMVWADEFKIEEVITNYFTNALNHLDENKIVEIKILKMDEHIVRVTVFNTGKAIPEEDLDQIWNKFYKVDKARTREYGGSGIGLSIVKAIMESMRQQCGVENFKNGVQFWFELEKR
- the hisH gene encoding imidazole glycerol phosphate synthase subunit HisH, which codes for MIGIIDYDAGNIKSVEKALLHLGETPVVTREPKELLAADKVILPGVGSFGDAMGKLREYGLISVIHEIVDRGTPFLGICLGLQLLFESSQESEGVEGLGILKGQVLRLLHQDGLKIPHMGWNSLELKNGGRLFAGVPEQTYVYFVHSYYLKAEDPAVVKATTQYGVEIHASVEQGNVFACQFHPEKSGSWGLKMLENFAKLDGGC